One stretch of Pseudomonadota bacterium DNA includes these proteins:
- a CDS encoding sigma-70 family RNA polymerase sigma factor yields the protein MASPQTPSTSKLRLVTSDGAERAPVEASGPSPDADTVRADVEADSSLTLDNLYRRYAPYVASVASRLLGREAEVEDVVQEVFAAASTGLRRRTSHAEVRGWLATVTVRMSRRQLGRRRFWSWFQLAAEPSYERLAQPGASPEEQRMISELYAVLDNLAVQHRIPWVLRYVEGESLGRIAQLCDCSLATAKRRIAAAHGQIRECMGGLP from the coding sequence GTGGCCTCCCCCCAAACTCCAAGCACCTCGAAGCTCAGGCTTGTAACCAGCGATGGAGCGGAGCGCGCACCCGTCGAAGCCTCGGGGCCTTCCCCAGACGCGGACACGGTACGCGCCGACGTGGAGGCTGACTCCAGCCTGACGCTCGATAATCTGTACCGGCGTTATGCCCCCTATGTGGCGTCGGTAGCCTCGCGCCTGCTCGGCCGGGAGGCCGAGGTGGAGGACGTGGTGCAGGAGGTGTTTGCCGCCGCGTCGACCGGCCTGCGCCGCCGCACGAGCCACGCCGAGGTGCGCGGCTGGCTGGCCACGGTCACGGTGCGCATGTCACGCAGGCAGCTCGGTCGCCGGCGCTTCTGGTCTTGGTTCCAGCTGGCCGCCGAACCCAGCTACGAGCGCTTGGCGCAACCCGGGGCCTCTCCGGAAGAGCAGCGGATGATCAGCGAGCTGTATGCGGTGCTCGACAACCTGGCTGTGCAGCATCGGATTCCCTGGGTGCTGCGTTACGTGGAGGGCGAGAGCCTCGGCAGGATTGCCCAGCTGTGCGATTGCTCGCTTGCTACCGCCAAGCGTCGGATCGCGGCAGCCCACGGGCAGATCAGG